A window of the Lepisosteus oculatus isolate fLepOcu1 chromosome 14, fLepOcu1.hap2, whole genome shotgun sequence genome harbors these coding sequences:
- the LOC138243160 gene encoding FYVE and coiled-coil domain-containing protein 1-like produces MAENKVQAGFHAVQSVIQLQELVSVVQKAAMLFKVSYFSLCQYPDLETKVHQRGTESRKLCISTAATFLQCANVGTDIMKRVFPAIRQAVRDQQMQSARVSLELSKTLIQKMCSDVQNVVDKYESLNGSVASTCSDVKAVRESEQQEREKKTQEAEALRAQAHALKDRLARLNEEKARVGRQIQDKLVEKRRRQGGCWAYSDKSNNARLSALEGELRHLYGQDNRLTREIWDNAAELNRMQAVYSQVLVEIGKLGKPKQLQEVQRCLSRVQQILLRLHNFCDTARVAIASLGQKTEAGESFLDYIQDFKEEYLKSLDEAEQSFQVLCACCSSVGEKFSHCEDAYSFLALRPSSLSAEQLQREYDRALQELEQLSLSQDMAIGV; encoded by the exons ATGGCGGAGAACAAAG TCCAGGCCGGTTTCCACGCGGTGCAGTCGGTGATCCAGCTCCAGGAGCTGGTCTCCGTGGTGCAGAAGGCGGCCATGCTGTTCAAGGTGTCCTACTTCAGCCTCTGCCAGTACCCGGATCTGGAGACCAAAGTCCACCAGCGGGGGACGGAGTCGCGCAAGCTGTGCATCTCCACGGCGGCTACGTTTTTACAG TGTGCCAACGTGGGGACCGACATCATGAAACGAGTGTTCCCAGCAATTCGGCAGGCGGTGAGGGACCAGCAAATGCAGTCGGCCCGGGTCAGCCTGGAGCTGTCCAAGACCCTGATCCAGAAGATGTGCTCCGACGTGCAGAACGTCGTGGACAA GTACGAGAGCCTGAACGGCAGCGTGGCCAGCACCTGCAGCGATGTGAAGGCGGTCCGCGAGAGCGagcagcaggagagggagaagaAGACGCAGGAGGCGGAGGCACTGCGGGCGCAGGCCCACGCCCTGAAGGACCGGCTGGCCCGCCTGAACGAGGAAAAGGCCCGGGTGGGCCGGCAGATCCAGGACAAGCTGGTGGAGAAGAGGCGGCGCCAGGGCGGCTGCTGGGCCTACAGTGACAAGAGCAACAACGCCCGCCTGAGCGCCCTGGAGGGCGAGCTGCGCCACCTCTATGGGCAGGACAACCGCCTCACCCGGGAGATCTGGGACAACGCGGCTGAGCTCAACCGCATGCAGGCCGTCTACTCCCAGGTGCTGGTGGAAATAG gGAAGCTCGGGAAGCCCAAGCAGCTGCAGGAGGTGCAGCGCTGCCTGTCCCGTGTCCAGCAGATCCTGCTGAGGCTGCACAACTTCTGCGATACGGCCCGGGTGGCCATCGCCAGCCTGGGGCAGAAGACAGAGGCGGGAGAGAGCTTCCTGGATTACATCCAGGACTTCAAGGAGGAGTACCTGAAGAGCCTGGATGAGGCAGAGCAG TCCTTCCAGGTGCTGTGTGCCTGCTGCTCCAGTGTGGGGGAGAAGTTCTCTCACTGCGAAGACGCCTACAGCTTCCTGGCCCTGCGCCCCTCCAGTCTGTCTGCGGAGCAGCTGCAGAGGGAGTACGACCGGGCCCTGCAAGAACTGGAGCAGCTGAGCCTTTCCCAGGACATGGCCATCGGAGTCTGA